The following are from one region of the Strix uralensis isolate ZFMK-TIS-50842 chromosome 4, bStrUra1, whole genome shotgun sequence genome:
- the JKAMP gene encoding JNK1/MAPK8-associated membrane protein isoform X2: MRKWLRGGSVARLPGCSAPLWTSSPPASGCTAAGLSCRSTAPWRPTGTAGSSALLQHVTALFECSVAAIVTLLVSDPVGSLHIRSCRVKKLSDWYTMLYNPSPDYITTVHCTHEAVYPLYTIVFIYYAFCLVLMMLLRPLLVKKIACGLGKSDRFKSIYAALYFFPILTVLQAVGGGLLYYAFPYIILVLSLVTLAVYMSASEVESFKDLLVRKKRLVVLFSHWLLHAYGIISISKLDKLEQDLPLLALVPAPALFYLVTAKYTEPSRILSEGGNGH; the protein is encoded by the exons ATGCGGAAGTGGCTCCGCGGAGGGTCCGTTGCTCGGTTACCGGGATGTTCCGCTCCG CTGTGGACATCCAGCCCGCCTGCCTCGGGCTGTACTGCGGCAGGACTGTCCTGTCGGTCAACGGCTCCGTGGAGACCTACGGGGACTGCGGG TTCCAGCGCGCTGTTGCAGCATGTCACCGCCTTGTTCGAGTGCAGCGTTGCAGCAATCGTTACGCTGCTCGTCAGCGACCCCGTTGGCTCTCTGCATATCCGCTCCTGCAGGGTGAAGAAGCTTTCGGACTGGTACACGATGCTTTACAACCCAAGTCCTGACTACATCACCACGGTGCACTGCACTCATGAAGCAGTCTACCCCCT gtacaCCATTGTGTTTATATATTATGCCTTCTGTCTTGTGTTAATGATGTTACTTCGGCCTCTTCTGGTTAAGAAGATTGCCTGTGGTTTAGGAAAGTCTGATCGATTTAAAAGCATTTATGCAGCACTGTACTTCTTCCCTATCCTCACCGTGCTCCAAGCTGTTGGAGGGGGCCTGCTCT ATTATGCCTTCCCATACATCATCCTAGTGTTGTCTTTGGTTACGCTGGCTGTGTACATGTCTGCTTCTGAAGTGGAG tctTTCAAGGATCTTCTTGTCAGGAAGAAAAGGCTTGTCGTCCTCTTCAGCCACTGGTTACTTCATGCCTACGGAATCATCTCCATTTCCAAACTGGATAAGCTTGAGCAGGACCTGCCCTTGCTTGCCTTGGTACCTGCACCTGCCCTCTTCTACTTAGTGACAGCGAAGTACACCGAGCCATCGCGCATACTCTCAGAAGGTGGAAATGGACATTAA
- the JKAMP gene encoding JNK1/MAPK8-associated membrane protein isoform X1: MFRSAVDIQPACLGLYCGRTVLSVNGSVETYGDCGVCPRGQRTDDNKICRECMGSPDRYDWLYLGFMAMLPLVLHWFFIEWYSGKKSSSALLQHVTALFECSVAAIVTLLVSDPVGSLHIRSCRVKKLSDWYTMLYNPSPDYITTVHCTHEAVYPLYTIVFIYYAFCLVLMMLLRPLLVKKIACGLGKSDRFKSIYAALYFFPILTVLQAVGGGLLYYAFPYIILVLSLVTLAVYMSASEVESFKDLLVRKKRLVVLFSHWLLHAYGIISISKLDKLEQDLPLLALVPAPALFYLVTAKYTEPSRILSEGGNGH, encoded by the exons ATGTTCCGCTCCG CTGTGGACATCCAGCCCGCCTGCCTCGGGCTGTACTGCGGCAGGACTGTCCTGTCGGTCAACGGCTCCGTGGAGACCTACGGGGACTGCGGG GTATGCCCTAGAGGTCAAAGAACTGATGACAACAAAATCTGCCGGGAATGTATGGGATCTCCAGACCGCTATGACTGGCTATACCTTGGCTTCATGGCCATGCTTCCCCTGGTTTTACACTGGTTCTTTATTGAATGGTATTCAGGAAAAAAGAG TTCCAGCGCGCTGTTGCAGCATGTCACCGCCTTGTTCGAGTGCAGCGTTGCAGCAATCGTTACGCTGCTCGTCAGCGACCCCGTTGGCTCTCTGCATATCCGCTCCTGCAGGGTGAAGAAGCTTTCGGACTGGTACACGATGCTTTACAACCCAAGTCCTGACTACATCACCACGGTGCACTGCACTCATGAAGCAGTCTACCCCCT gtacaCCATTGTGTTTATATATTATGCCTTCTGTCTTGTGTTAATGATGTTACTTCGGCCTCTTCTGGTTAAGAAGATTGCCTGTGGTTTAGGAAAGTCTGATCGATTTAAAAGCATTTATGCAGCACTGTACTTCTTCCCTATCCTCACCGTGCTCCAAGCTGTTGGAGGGGGCCTGCTCT ATTATGCCTTCCCATACATCATCCTAGTGTTGTCTTTGGTTACGCTGGCTGTGTACATGTCTGCTTCTGAAGTGGAG tctTTCAAGGATCTTCTTGTCAGGAAGAAAAGGCTTGTCGTCCTCTTCAGCCACTGGTTACTTCATGCCTACGGAATCATCTCCATTTCCAAACTGGATAAGCTTGAGCAGGACCTGCCCTTGCTTGCCTTGGTACCTGCACCTGCCCTCTTCTACTTAGTGACAGCGAAGTACACCGAGCCATCGCGCATACTCTCAGAAGGTGGAAATGGACATTAA